Genomic window (Thiosulfatimonas sediminis):
TGCCGGCTTCTGTGTTGGGATTGTCGAAAAAGCCGATTTGATTGACGGCAGCAAAGTTAAAGCTGGCGATATCATGCTTGGATTGGCTTCCAGCGGCCCACACTCAAACGGTTATTCGCTCATTCGTAAAATCATCGAGGTGAATGAAGCGGATCTAAGTCAAGAAGTGGACGGCCAGCCGCTTATTGACGCGCTTATGGCACCGACGCGTATTTATGTAAAATCGATTCTAAACCTGATGCAAGAGATTAACATTCACGCACTATCGCACATCACTGGTGGCGGACTATTAGAAAACCTACCGCGTGTTATGCCAAACAATACCAAAGCAAAAATTAACACCAATGCATGGAATCGCCCAGCGGTATTTGATTGGATTGCCGAAAAAGGCAATGTTGAGTTTGAAGAAATGCACCGTACATTAAACTGCGGGATTGGGATGGTCGTCGTCGTTGACGCGGCAGACCAAGAAAAAGCCATCGCCGCTCTTCAAGCTTCTGGTGAAAACGTTTCTGTCATCGGTGTCATTGAAGACTCTGCTGCCGAAGAACCAAGCGTTGAACTGACTTCTCACTAAGTCGGTAAGCCTTAAACGGGAATGTCGAGAGGCATTGCCGTTTACGCTAATCCGCATCAATACTCCGCCATACATTCCAATGACAAACACGACACGTGCAAACTCCCCAAAAAAAATTGCCGTACTTATTTCCGGCAATGGTTCTAACTTACAAGCGCTGATTGACGATCAGACGCAGGTTCCTGAACTCTACGAAATCGCCTTAGTTGTTTCCAACCGCCCTGACGCATTTGGCTTAAAACGCGCTCAACAAGCCGGTATTCCTTCGCTTTGTATTGATCATACTGCTTATGATTCACGCGAAGCCTTTGATGCCACTGTGCAAAACGTGCTTGAACAAGCAACGATCGACTTTGTGGTTCTTGCTGGATTTATGCGCATTTTAACGCAAGCATTCACTCGAAATTTTCTTGGTAAAATGGTGAATATTCATCCATCCCTTTTGCCTAAGTACACCGGTTTACATACTCATAGACGGGCTTTAGAAGCTGGTGAAAGTGAGCATGGCTTGAGCATCCACTTTGTCACCCCCGAATTAGATGGTGGGCCGGTTATTTTACAAGCCAAAGTTGCCATTGAACCGGATGAGACGGAACAGAGTCTGCAACAAAAGGTATACCACCAAGAACACATCGCCTATCCATTAGTGATTCGTTGGCTGTGTCGCGGCGAGGTTTCTTTAGCAGACAACCACGTTATTTATCAACAGCGCCGATTGGAGCATCCGCTAACCATCGACGCTTAATTTTACGGTTACCGTTAACTCCTTAGGAAAGCGCCAGTTTGCCAAACATAGGTTTAGTACACGTTCTCAAACATCACGTCCGCAAATTTGGTTTTGTTGGCCTATGCTTGCTTACCGTCAGCGCGCATTCCGCAGCCACTGATTCAAACTCAAAAAACCCAGCGTTAAAGGAGTTTAGTGCCGACTTTGGCCTCCATCTTTACGGCATGGATGTTGGCATAAGCCAACACCAGCTGCACTGCAACATAAAGCAAACGGATAGCCCAGCAAACTGCCAACTCACAACGCAGTCTTCGCCGCAAGGTATGGCGCGCTGGTTTGTTAAGGATTCCGCTAAAGAAACAATTCAGCTTCATCAAAGCCAGACTGAATTTAGCTGGCATGGTTACCAAAAACAGGTTATTCGTCCGTCAGGCAGTCAAAAAAAAGATAAATTCACCACCTACCAAGTGGCTAACCAAGAGCTTCTTTATTTAGAAAAAAATCTCAAATTCACGTGGTCACCTGGATTATTTGATAGCACCTCAATTGTCTACGCGATTCAATGGTATGCCAAACAACATCGAGATTTGAACCAAGCCAAATTGCAATTACACGTCGGCAAAAAACAATATCCTCTGCATTTCAGCGAACAATACCAAGCAGCCATGGTGCAACTTGGCTATGGACGTAGCGCCGCAGAAAAATTCCGTTTTGGAAACCAGCGCTATGAGATAGACTTATGGTTATTACCACAAGTGGAGTATTTTCCTGGCAAAGTACGCATTTACGACCGAGAAGAAAAACAAACTCTGCTACTCACCTTACAAAAATTGCCCAAATTCAATTAAAAAGAAATCCTTATGAAACTCAGTGACCGTGATATCAAGAAACACCTCAATGCCGGCAAAATTGCCATTTCACCGACACCGGACGACAGTAAAATCAAAGGGATTAGCGTTGATTTACGCTTAGACAACAAATTCCGCGTTTTCAACGACCACACCGCCCCATATATTGATTTAAGCGGCCCACGCGATGATGTTCAAAAAATCATGGACACCGTGATGGGCGATGAAATTGAAATTGCCGAAGGTGCTGCATTCTTCCTACACCCTGGTGAATTGGCTCTGGCAGCCACTTATGAGTCCGTCTCAATTCCAGATAACTTAGTAGGCTGGCTCGATGGCCGTTCCAGCTTAGCGCGTCTTGGTTTAATGGTTCATGTCACTGCGCATCGCATTGACCCAGGCTGGGAAGGGCAAATCGTTTTAGAAATTTTTAATAGCGGAAAACTGCCCTTAGCACTTCGTCCGGGCATGGACATCTGCGCGATTAATTTCGAAACCTTATCCAGCCCTTCCGAACAACCTTACAATAAACGTTTGGATGCCAAATACCGCAATCAAAAAGGGCCAACAGCCAGCCGAATCAACCAAGACCAAAAAGAGAGCGCACAATACGCAATCAGTCCGCAACTCGATTTACTCGGCGAATAACGCCCCTCCCGATTCTGAGTTTTACCCAAAACGTATCTGGGGGTAATTTTGCACAATTTGTTTTGTAATACGTCGCTCTTTTTTGCTTTACCTGCGCTTAAAAATGCTGATAATGCAATTTTCAGACAAACCGTAAACACCGCGCTTTTCGAGCGGTAATTTTCCGATTTTTTTCGCAATACATCGCTCTGCTCGCCTTATAAAATTAAGGCAGCCGAACGCAACTTTAGCCATTCGATTTGAGGTAGCACCATGCATATTGGCTTTATGATTAGTCACTGGGAAGAATTAACCCCGAGCAAAAACTCTACAATCCTCGTGATTAGAGAATGCCTCAAACGCGGCCATAAGGTGTCGTTAATTTACACGGAACATCTAACCGTTAAAAACAACGTTGCTTTTGCCAAAATGTTGCGCTTGCAGCCAATGGATAAAGTGCCGGACAACATTGTGCAATTCCATAAAAAAGCGGAATTTAAAACCGTGCAAATGCCGTTGCACAGTCTGGATAGTTTAATGATTCGTAAAGATCCGCCGATTGACGCGGTCATTTTTAACTTCCTAGATTCGATTAAAAACCAATGCGTCATCATCAACGATGTAGATGGGATTCGTAAAGCGAACAACAAACTGTTCACCACGACTTTCAGCGATCCAAACAACGATTACTTGCCGATTACTCATGTTTCTAAAGACAAAGCCTATATTCGCCAAACCATTGAAGCCATGCCCGGCGACAAAGTGATTCTTAAACCCTTAGTCGGTTCAGGCGGCCATGGGGTTATCGTACTGGAAAAAAATGCCAAATCGAATATCAGCTCGATTTTAGACTTTTACATTTCCGGCAAAGAAGACGGCAACTATGTGATTGTACAAGAATACATTGAAGGCGCTGAAAACGGCGATGTCCGCGTATTAATGCTTAACGGTAAATACATCGGCGCCTACAATCGCCGCCCACCAGAAGGGGATATTCGGGCGAATATCCAAGTCGGAGGTACTGCGCACAAATACACCATGACCGACTCTCAAATGAAAGTGTGTCGCAAAATAGGCCCGCGCCTTGCTGCAGATGGCCTCTATTTTGTTGGCGTGGATATGATTGGCGACAAAATTTTGGAAGTAAACGTACTCAATCCGGGCGGCATCAGTAACATCAACAAACTGGATAAACTGAAACTGCAAATCGAAGTGGTCGATTTTATCGAAGAAATGGTTGATGAAAAACAGGAAAAACACGCCGAACTTGAGTTCTTACTCAAACGCCTGAGCGACCTGCGTCAAACGGATCATTAAGATGACTAAACCAATACAAAGTTGATTGACCTAAAAAGCCGCGAGGATGAATAGATCCACGCGGCTTTTTGGCTTTACATTTTGAGAATCTTTTTGATTAAAGCGCAACAACTTGTGAATAGCTGCTCTTGGCCTTCACTTCAACGGCGATACCATCAAGCTTTTCTTTCGATGTGGCCGGTCTGACTTGGCCCCGTTCAATGGTAAAAACTTGTGCCGCTGGCATATCCGTATTCACAAACGATTTAAAGCGTTTGGTAAATTCCGGATTTTCAATCGCACGTTTCCAATCGCATTCATAACCCTCAATTAACTGAGCCATTTGTGCCTCAAGTTGTTCACCGATTCCCAAAGAATCTTGCAATACAACTTGTTGCAAATATTCTAAACCGCCTTCCAAATTATCCATCCAAGTGGCGGTACGCTGCAAACGGTCGGCCGTTTTAATATAGAACATCAACAGACGATCGACGTATTTAAACACCTCTTCCTTGGACAGTTTCGTGGCAAACAGATCCGCATGACGCGGTTTCATCCCGCCATTACCACAAACAAATAGGTTCCAACCTTCTTCGGTGGAAATTAAACCAATGTCTTTGGCTTGCGCTTCAGCACATTCACGAGTACATCCCGAAACGCCCATTTTTAATTTATGCGGTGAACGCAACCCTTTGTAGCGGTTTTCAATCTCTATCGCCATGGTGACTGAATCATCTAAACCATAGCGACACCAAGTGGAACCAACACAAGATTTAACGGTACGCAACGATTTCGCATAAGCTTGCCCTGACTCAAAGCCAGCCGCAATAAGATCTGTCCATATGGCCGGCAAATCGTTCATTTGTGCGCCAAATAAAACGATACGCTGGCCCCCGTTCACTTTCGTGTAAAGACTGAATTTTTTAGCCACTTCCCCTAACACAATCAATTTATCGGGCGTAATTTCCCCACCCGGAACACGAGGAATCACCGAATAGGTGCCGTCTTTCTGCATATTGCCTAGATAGTTGTCATTCGTGTCTTGCAAAGGAATTTTATCTTGTTCTAAGGCATAGCTGTTCCACAAAGAGCCGAAAATGCTTCCCACAGCTTGTTTACAAACCGGACAACCATGCCCTTTGCCGTGCGTGTGCAACAACGTATCAAAGGTTTTAATCTCTTCAACTTGACATAGATGGTATAACTCTTGACGCGAGTACGGGAAGTGTTCGCAGATGTCTTTACTGACCTCAACGCCACGTTTTTCCAGTTCATTATTCAACACATTGGTAACCAACTGCGTACAGCCACCGCAGCCGGTACAGGCTTGTGTGCAAGACTTAATATCCGCTAAACACATGGCACCAGCATTTACCGCGTTCACCACATCGCCTTTGGTCACATCATAACAAGAGCAAAGTTGTGCCGTTTCCGGCAAGGCATCAGGACCAAACAAAGCACCTGCTGAACCATCGCGATTTGGCAGTATTAGCCTATCCGGATGCTCTGGCAATTCCATATCATTCAATTTGAGTTGCAATAGATTACCGTAGTCATCACAGTCGCCGACCAACACAGCACCGAGCAATTTTTTGCCGTCTTTACTGACAACAATTTTTTTGTAAATTTCTTCTGGCCCGTTTTCATACACATAGCTTAAGGCTTCTTCGTCACTGCCATGAGGATCGCCAATGGAAGCCACATCAACCCCCATCAGTTTCAACTTGGTACTCATATCAGCACCATCAAAACGGTTTTCCGTTAGATTCAATTGATCAACCACCACTTGCGCCATCGCATAACCAGGCGCAACCAATCCGTAAATCATGCCGTCGTGCAACGCACACTCGCCCACCGCAAAAATACTTGGGTCAGAGGTTTGGCAATGGGCATTAATCACAATCCCACCACGAGGCCCCATCTCTAAATCGGCTTGTTTCGCTAACTCATCTCGCGGACGAATCCCCGCGGAAAACAGCACAATATCGGTCTCTAAGGTTTGCCCATCCGCAAATTCCATTTTGTTAACACTGCCCTCACCGGCGCTAATCAATTGCGTCACTTTTGAGGTATGTACCTTTACCCCCAACTTTTGAATTTTACGTTTAAGCAGTGCCGCCCCACCTTCATCTAACTGTACCGGCATCAAACGCGGTGCAAATTCAACCACGTGCGTTTCCAAACCAAGATCGCGCAACGCTTTAGCCGCTTCTAAACCAAGTAATCCGCCACCAACCACGGTGCCGATTTTGCCACTCTGAGCGGCCGCTTGAATCGCATCCAAATCTTCAATCGTGCGGTACACTAAACAACCGGCACGGTCATTTCCCGGAATCGGCGGAACAAAGGGATAAGAACCGGTCGCCATCACTAAACGATCATAAGCCTGAACAAAACCGTCATCCGTGGTCACTGTTTTTGCCTGACGATCAATACTGACAACTTTTGAATTGAGTCGAATTTCCACGCCGTTTTCTTCATAAAAACCAGGCTTAACCAAACTTAAATCATCGGCTGTTTTACCTGAAAAATAGGCCGACAGATAGACGCGATCATAGGCTTTGCGAGGTTCCTCGCCAAACACAATGATTTCATAATTTTGGCGCGCGGCGCTTTTCACTAATTTTTCCACAAAACTGTGGCCAACCATGCCGTTACCAATGACGATTATTTTTTGTTGTTGCATCTTTCACTCCTTACCAGTCGCTTTTAAGCGACTGAATTAAATCCTTGTCCAAACAACAGCGTCTCTCTAATTGCGGAGACGTCTGTGGCTTGCTGTAATAATTCAAAAAACCAATTAGCGTCATAGGTATCGCCATACAGTAATGCGCCAACGATTTTGCTCTCTTCCAACACCAATTTACGGTATACACCCGCGTGCAAATCTTGAAAAACGAGTGTTTGAGATGCCTCAGACCCATTAAAATCGCCGGCAGAAAACAGCTCCACTCCCGTCACTTTCAATTTTGTTGCGGTTAACGAACCTTGATAAGCAACGTCATCATGGCCATTCAACACTTGCGCGAGTACCTTGGCCTGTTCGTATAAAGGTGCCACCAATCCATACGTTTGCCCACGATGTTCAACACATTCGCCCAAAGCATAAATATGCGCGTCATTCGTCAGCAACTGATCATCCACCACAATGCCGCGATTAACCGTTAAATCGGCCTGTACGGCGAGCTCGGTATGTGGACGAATCCCAATCGCCATCACCAATAAATCACACGCTATATGACGACCATCTTTCAACCGAACTGCGCTAATATGCGTACCGGCTTGGTTCGCAATAATCTCAACCACTTCGTTGCCCATATAAAACTGCATCCCACTGCGCTCAGTGCCATCCGCTGACAGTTGGGCTTGTAACAAGGTTGCTGCAGGCTGATCAAGTTGCGCGTTCATTAAAATGTCACTGCGATGCACTACCGCCACTTGCATCGCGTATTTTTGCAGACCGTAAGCGGCCTCTAAACCCAATAAACCACCGCCAATAATCACGGCATTTTTTCCACCTTCGGCGGCTTTTTGAATTTTCTGAACATCGGCAATGTCACGAAAACTGACCACGCCAGCCAAATTCGTATTCTCAATAGATAAAACTAGTGGCTTGGCCCCAGTGGCAATCACCAATTTGTCATACTCAAATACGGTGCCATCAGAGACCACAACGCACTGCTTTTGACGGTCTATCGCCACCACCGTTTTATCGGTATGCAGTTGAATACCTTGTTCCGCAAACCACGCTGGACTGTGCGTTATAATCTGCTCTAGGCTCTTTTCACCCGCCAACACGGGCGAGAGCATAATACGGTTGTAGCCGCCCTGCGCTTCGCGATTTAGCACGGTAATGTGGTAGGTGTCGCCCAGCGCCAAAAGCTCATCGAGCAAACGGGTGGCCGCCATACCTGCACCGATAACCAGCAATTTAGGCGCTCTAACAACGGCTGTCATCATCGCCTCTCAATGCTCTACTTTGCGCTGCTTTTCATACAGGAAACGCAGCACTTCAGAACGGTAATGGTTATAAGTCGGATCGTCAGCCAACGCCAAGCGATTACGCGGATGCGGTAAATCAATCTTTAGAATTTCACCAATCGTGGCCGCCGGACCATTGGTCATCATCACAATGCGATCCGACAGCAGAACAGCCTCGTCCACATCATGGGTGATCATAATGACGGTGTTATTTAAAGTTTTCTGAATTTCCATCAGCGAATCCTGCAAATGCGCACGAGTCAAGGCATCCAGCGCCCCAAAAGGTTCATCCATCAGCATGATTTTTGGCTGCATCGCCAAGGCACGAGCAATCCCTACCCGCTGTTTCATACCACCGGAAATCTCGTCTGGACGTTTATGCATGGCATGATCCATATGGACCAATTTTAAATTGTGTTCAATCCACGCCTTTTTTTCAGCCGGGGTTTTGCTTTTCTTAAAAACTTGGTCCACTGCCAACTCAACATTCTCGTAAGCACTTAACCACGGCAAGAGCGAATGGTTTTGGAAGACAACCGCACGCTCTGGCCCTGGAGAATCGACCTCTCGTCCAGCCAGTAAAACACCCCCTTCGGTTGCGCCATACAAACCGGCGACAATATTCAGAACGGTCGATTTACCACAACCGGAGTGTCCGATTAACGAGATAAATTCGCCCTCTTCAATTTTTAGATTAACGTCTTTTAATGCACGAAACGCGCCTTTGGGTGTCGGAAATTCAATGCCGACACCAGTAAGTTCTAAATGAGTTTCTGACATCGATTTCTCCTTAACGTAAAGCGACAGATTTATCCCAAGAGACCGCGCCTTGGACCATTAACATCAAGCGATCAAGAACAAAGCCCACTACACCGATAACCAATACAGCGACCATAATGCGCCCTAGTGAATCTGAGCTGCCGTTCTGGAATTCATCCCAAACAAACTTACCCAACCCTGGGTTTTGCGCCAACATCTCTGCGGCAATCAACACCATCCATGCAATTCCCAAAGAGATACGCAGACCAGTGAACATCATCGGAATCGAGCATGGTAGAACGATTTTGCGAACGTGCGTCCACCAACTTAAGTTCAATACTTGACTGACGTTTTTCAAATCTTGCGTCACCGTGGCGACACCAGCCGCGGTGTTGATAATTGTCGGCCACAAACAGCACAACAGAACCGTAAACATCGAGTTTAAAAACGCTTTATCAAACATCGGGTCATCAGTAACATAGACCGCCGAAACCACCATTGTTACCAACGGCAACCAAGCCAAAGGTGAGACCGGTTTAAAAAGCTGAATCAGTGGATTGACTGCCGCGTATACATTGCTACTAAGCCCAATCACGATGCCAATCGGAATCGCTATAATCGATGCCAAAACAAACCCACTCATCACCGTAATCAAACTGCGCTCTATCTGCTCAAAAAAGGTTGGCGGACCAACATAATCACGAATTTTCGGTTCATAATTCGGATCTTGCGCCATGCGTTCAGCATTGCGCTCATCCTGACGTTGATAAAATTCAGCCTCTTTTAGGGCTGCCGCTTGCGCTTCATCCGTTAAGGAAACAAACTGTTCAAATGTTTGTGCCGGCCCAGGAAATTGCCCAAGCGAGGTATTGATATGGCTAGACGCGCCTTGCCATAAGATTAAAAACAACACCAAACCGACCAATGGCAAACCTAACCCTTTTACGATTAGGCTAACTTGCCCCCTACGGTCTTCACCGATAATCAATTTATGAAAAGGCTCAATCAAAGCCCACTTTAATGGATTCATGGTTTACCCCAATAATTCATCAATTGCCCTAGACGCGCCCGTCTTGGCGCGTCCCCTCTGGTTGCGCTCGCTCTATGGCTTATCAGCCGCTTTCAAACCGATCTTCATACTGTTGATATAGGCATTTGGCTGGGTACCGTCATAAGCGATGCCATCCATAAAATCCGTTTGCACACCACGATAACCATCACTTTGTAGCACTTCAGTAAACTCGCTCTGTTTGAATTTGCCCTCTTTGACTAACTCTGCAACAGCCAGTTTATAAATATCCGGACGATAGACTTTTTTTGCCATATCCTTGTACCAATCATCCGACTGCTGCTCGGCAATTTGCCCCCAACGTCGCATTTGCGTCATGTACCAGATCGCATCCGAATAGTACGGATAAGTGGCGTTGTAACGGAAGAACACGTTGAAGTCAGGTTCAGAACGCTTATCTCCTTTTTCATACTCAAACGTCCCCGTCATCGAATTCGCGATCACCTCTGGATCCGCACCGACATAATTTGGTTTCGCCAGAATCTGCACCGCTTCACGACGATTTTTGTTGTTCTGTTCATCTAGCCAATGGGCTGCGCGAATCATCGCTTTGACCACTCGCACCGTGGTATTTGGGTATTTCTCGTAAAAGTCTTCGCGCAAACCGAACACCTTCTCTGGGTTATTCTTTTGAATTGAATTATCGGAAATAACCGGCACACCAATGCCTTTAAAAACCGCTTGCTGATTCCAAGGCTCACCCACACAGTAGCCTTCAATTGTGCCGGCTTCCATAGTGGCCGGCATTTGTGGTGGTGGAGTTACCGAAAGTAAAACATCCGCTTTAATCGTGCCGGAGGTATCGCCATTCGACGGATCATAGAACCCAGGATTTAAACCACCGGCAGCGAGCCAATAACGCAACTCATAGTTATGCGTGGAAACCGGAAACACCATGCCCATCTTGAACGGCTTGCCCGCATCTTTATAGGATTTAACCACTGGCGCCAAAGCGCTTGCAGAAATCGGATGGATCGGCTTGCCATCTTGCATAGGCACATTCGGTTTCATCGCGGCCCACGCCTTATTCGAAACGGTAATTGCATTGCCGTTTAAATCCATCGAAATTGGCGTAATGACATTGGATTTGGTGCCATACCCCAAGGTGGCTGCAATCGGCTGTCCAGCTAACATGTGCGCGCCATCCAACTGACCGTCAATCACGCGGTCTAACAACACCTTCCAATTGGCTTGTGCTTCCAATTTGACATACAAACCTTCGTCTTCAAAAAAGCCCTTTTCATAGGCAATCGCTAATGGCGCCATGTCGGTGAGTTTGATAAATCCAAATTTAAGTTCTTCTTTTTCCGGATAACCGACAGCGTACGCACTGGTCGAGCCTATTGCGGTTGCCATGGCCATGGATAGAAGTGTCTTTTTGATTAATGTTCGGCGATTTAATTGCATCGTAAAAACCTCTTAGCTGGTAGCGGTAGTAAATTTGGCAAAAAAAAACGCCCACTCCCTTCCCGCTTCGCGAAAAAAGAGTGAGCGTCTTTGCTCAATAAATTTACTACTTATTAACTAGATACAGGCCAAAAAAATATAAAAACTTAAATATCAATAAGTTAAGTTATTTTAAATCATTTAATAGACTGCCAACAGCCGGTCACTGCACCAATAGTTAAGTACCAATGCACCACAAAATCCAGTTTGACCTATTTCTCAATCAACTGTTTGGCTAAATCAATTAAGCGCATCCCCTGCTGCATGGCAGCTTGCTGCATTTTACGGTGCGCCGCTTCTTCACTTAGCCCTAACTGCTTCATAATTTTGGCTTTGGCTTGTTGAATCACCCGCTGTTCTAAGAGAGTCTGTTTACTGGCGGTCAAGGCTTGCTGAGTCTGTTTAAGATCTTTTCCCTGCTGGTTCAACTTATCCATCAACATCGAGGTCGCACTGCTGGCCGCACCAATCACGATAGCGCGCTCTTGAATATTGTCGGCAATCCAACGCTGGTCTTGATTCAACAACTGGTCCGCTTGATGCAACGCTTTTGCACTGTACAACTGCAACAATTGAATTAAGCACTCCTCAATCTTTTGAATCGCCTCAATCCGCAAAGTGCAAGCAGCAAACCACTGTTGCGCTTGCTCAACGCCCAATAACGCTTCGTTTTCAAAAGCGTTGCGTAAAACAGTTAAACCCTGTTCTTGCTTTACGGCTTGATAAGCCGCAGCGGTCTCTGGCGGCGCAAAGTCCTCAAAACTACTGAAATAGTAGTGCTGCATATCAATCAAACCTTGGCGCTGCTCAGCTAATTCCTTATCCCTAATCAAACCTGAAGCGATGATATAAGTACCGTAAGCACGCTCTTGACCGGCGAGCTCTTTGGCATTGAGAATCTGAATTAAGGCCACCATCAACTTCGCGATTTTGGGCTCTTGGGTTAACTCAGTCATCTCAACAATGACACTGAGTAAATCCTTAATCACCGCACTGATCGCTTTGGCCGCCTGTAAGGATGAAATCGCACGCGCGTCAATCTCGCGGCGCACTTGAAACAATGGCTGATCTAACGACTCCAACGCCTTAGCCAAACTAATAAACACACCACCGGCCAGAATCTTACCTTCGCACTCTTCAATCCATTTTTGCAGTAGCAAATTAAACGCGGCATGCTCTTCACAAAACGCTTTGCGATAGACTCGGTAATTAATATCATCCGGTAGCGTTTGCTCTTCCACCAAAAACAAGACGCTCGAGCCGCGTTCAAGTTGAAGGTAGTGCATCATTTTGCGCAAGTGCGCAATCAACTGTGACAACTCAAACAAAACTTGCAACGAGTGAATCTCGGCTCGTTTGGAAGCGAGCCACAGTTTGGCGATATTTTCGGCTAATGGCATTTCGTTAGACATAACCATCACACTTCATTAAATAACATGCCATAAGGACGCTGAATGTCATTCATCAATTTACCGATACTGAAACTACGAACTTCTTCAATAAATTTCTGGCCAGTAAAATAAATCTGTACCACCGGCAGACTGAAAATACCATTCTGCGAACAAATCTCGGTGGTTTTGTGACAATCCACATAGACCATCTGCATTTTTGGGTAGCGCGCGCTAATCTGCTCGATAATTTGCGGCTTGATCACATGACAAACATTACACTCGCTGCCGCCGTACAACACCAACAACGCCTCCGCTTCGTATTGTAAGCTTTGCAACTCTTCTAAGGTGATGACGTCTTTCACAAAAAACTCCTATTTAATCGCGTTATTCTGTTGCGCGTGAGCTAACCAAGCCGCACCGCGCACCCCACTGGCATCGCCAAAGGTCGGCGCCACCAGTTTGGTAAGCGCCGGCTCATTACTAAAA
Coding sequences:
- a CDS encoding NAD(P)/FAD-dependent oxidoreductase, yielding MMTAVVRAPKLLVIGAGMAATRLLDELLALGDTYHITVLNREAQGGYNRIMLSPVLAGEKSLEQIITHSPAWFAEQGIQLHTDKTVVAIDRQKQCVVVSDGTVFEYDKLVIATGAKPLVLSIENTNLAGVVSFRDIADVQKIQKAAEGGKNAVIIGGGLLGLEAAYGLQKYAMQVAVVHRSDILMNAQLDQPAATLLQAQLSADGTERSGMQFYMGNEVVEIIANQAGTHISAVRLKDGRHIACDLLVMAIGIRPHTELAVQADLTVNRGIVVDDQLLTNDAHIYALGECVEHRGQTYGLVAPLYEQAKVLAQVLNGHDDVAYQGSLTATKLKVTGVELFSAGDFNGSEASQTLVFQDLHAGVYRKLVLEESKIVGALLYGDTYDANWFFELLQQATDVSAIRETLLFGQGFNSVA
- a CDS encoding ABC transporter ATP-binding protein; the protein is MSETHLELTGVGIEFPTPKGAFRALKDVNLKIEEGEFISLIGHSGCGKSTVLNIVAGLYGATEGGVLLAGREVDSPGPERAVVFQNHSLLPWLSAYENVELAVDQVFKKSKTPAEKKAWIEHNLKLVHMDHAMHKRPDEISGGMKQRVGIARALAMQPKIMLMDEPFGALDALTRAHLQDSLMEIQKTLNNTVIMITHDVDEAVLLSDRIVMMTNGPAATIGEILKIDLPHPRNRLALADDPTYNHYRSEVLRFLYEKQRKVEH
- a CDS encoding ABC transporter permease codes for the protein MNPLKWALIEPFHKLIIGEDRRGQVSLIVKGLGLPLVGLVLFLILWQGASSHINTSLGQFPGPAQTFEQFVSLTDEAQAAALKEAEFYQRQDERNAERMAQDPNYEPKIRDYVGPPTFFEQIERSLITVMSGFVLASIIAIPIGIVIGLSSNVYAAVNPLIQLFKPVSPLAWLPLVTMVVSAVYVTDDPMFDKAFLNSMFTVLLCCLWPTIINTAAGVATVTQDLKNVSQVLNLSWWTHVRKIVLPCSIPMMFTGLRISLGIAWMVLIAAEMLAQNPGLGKFVWDEFQNGSSDSLGRIMVAVLVIGVVGFVLDRLMLMVQGAVSWDKSVALR
- a CDS encoding CmpA/NrtA family ABC transporter substrate-binding protein, which gives rise to MQLNRRTLIKKTLLSMAMATAIGSTSAYAVGYPEKEELKFGFIKLTDMAPLAIAYEKGFFEDEGLYVKLEAQANWKVLLDRVIDGQLDGAHMLAGQPIAATLGYGTKSNVITPISMDLNGNAITVSNKAWAAMKPNVPMQDGKPIHPISASALAPVVKSYKDAGKPFKMGMVFPVSTHNYELRYWLAAGGLNPGFYDPSNGDTSGTIKADVLLSVTPPPQMPATMEAGTIEGYCVGEPWNQQAVFKGIGVPVISDNSIQKNNPEKVFGLREDFYEKYPNTTVRVVKAMIRAAHWLDEQNNKNRREAVQILAKPNYVGADPEVIANSMTGTFEYEKGDKRSEPDFNVFFRYNATYPYYSDAIWYMTQMRRWGQIAEQQSDDWYKDMAKKVYRPDIYKLAVAELVKEGKFKQSEFTEVLQSDGYRGVQTDFMDGIAYDGTQPNAYINSMKIGLKAADKP
- a CDS encoding nitrate regulatory protein → MSNEMPLAENIAKLWLASKRAEIHSLQVLFELSQLIAHLRKMMHYLQLERGSSVLFLVEEQTLPDDINYRVYRKAFCEEHAAFNLLLQKWIEECEGKILAGGVFISLAKALESLDQPLFQVRREIDARAISSLQAAKAISAVIKDLLSVIVEMTELTQEPKIAKLMVALIQILNAKELAGQERAYGTYIIASGLIRDKELAEQRQGLIDMQHYYFSSFEDFAPPETAAAYQAVKQEQGLTVLRNAFENEALLGVEQAQQWFAACTLRIEAIQKIEECLIQLLQLYSAKALHQADQLLNQDQRWIADNIQERAIVIGAASSATSMLMDKLNQQGKDLKQTQQALTASKQTLLEQRVIQQAKAKIMKQLGLSEEAAHRKMQQAAMQQGMRLIDLAKQLIEK
- a CDS encoding thioredoxin family protein; translation: MKDVITLEELQSLQYEAEALLVLYGGSECNVCHVIKPQIIEQISARYPKMQMVYVDCHKTTEICSQNGIFSLPVVQIYFTGQKFIEEVRSFSIGKLMNDIQRPYGMLFNEV